GAGGTTGGGAGGTTTGAGTTAGAATGGGGGTTCTCGTTACCCTTAACCAGGCTTTCACCGCAATCGTAAAGGAGTTTAAAGGATCACTAGGTAATTTAAATGCAGCTGATATAATAGCTGCAAGTATAGTCATAATATTATCATATGTAATAGCAGTTGTTTCTAAGAAGCTAGTAGAGAAACCTCTGAGAAAAGTTGCCCCCCAAGATATCGCGACTCTAGTATCGAGAGTAGTATATTATACTGTCTTATTCTTCGGGTTACTATCGGTCCTAGCACTATTTAATATAAGCCTCTCCGGCCTGTTAGTGGCTGGCGGGATAGCAGGTATCGTAATAGGATTCGCTAGCCAAACGGTCTTCTCAAACTTCCTCAGCGGCTTGTTCATTTATTTCGATAAACCCTTCAAAATCGGAGACGCTATAGAAATAGGAGGGGAGAGCGGTATAGTCACGGACATAAACGTGTTTAGCACAAGAATCAGGAGATGGGATGGAGTTCATATAAGAATACCGAACGAAGATATATTCAAGTCACAGATAAAGAACCTCATTCAAAATAAGGTTAGAAGGGTTGATTATACTATTGGAATAAGCTATCAGGACGACCCGGAAAAAGCTAGGGCAATAATTGGTGAGCACCTTGAAAAGCATCCACTAGTATTAGCGGAGCCTCTTCCAACAGTGTTTCTCAGCGAACTGGGTGATAGTGCTCTAGTTATCCAAGTACGCTTCTGGACGCTGACGAAATACTGGTTTCAGGCAAAGACAAGTATACTAGAAGAATTATACAAGAAGCTAACGGATAATGGTATAACGATACCCTTCCCACAGCAAACCATTTGGTTTGCTAATACGCTTGAGCATCATAACACTAGTATTGAACCTGGAAAACATAAGTAATAAAAGCCCTCGCAGTTTTCGAATTTAAAACATGTATATATACGATGAAAAGCCTAGGATTGAATAATTGTACGTATACCAGAAAGGTGTACTGGTAGTGTGGGGGAACCTTAGCGATCAGATAGTGAGTTATTACTGGGTAATGTCAGCTCTACAAGGACAGCCTTGGGTGCCATTCGTCCCAAGCAATCCGGATATAGTTAGAGAGGCCTTCAGGCATATCAGGCTTGGAAAGGATGACGTGTTCTACGACCTAGGATGCGGCGATGGTAGAATTGCTGTACTAGCAGCAAGCGAGTTCAATGTGAGGAGATCAGTTTGTGTCGAGAAAAACCCTAAACTGGCTGAGAAGGCATTATCAACAGTCAAAGAGGAAAGACTTGACGGAAAGGTTATCGTAATCAATAGAGACATGTTTCAGATCCCAATAAGCGATGCAACAGTTGTTTATATGTATTTACTTACAAGTGTTAATGAAATGCTTCGATCGAAGCTGGAAAGAGAGCTTATACAGGGAACTAAAGTACTTACCCTAGACTTCAAGATTCCAGGATGGACGCCCTATAGGACGCTAGGTACAGGAAAAGGCTGGCAGAAAACTATCTACATTTACGTGAAGGGAGTATCAAACATTGTAACAAGACAAATATAGCTTGGTGTACTTAATGTCTTCTAAAATTCCCCGAATAATTATTCTCTTCGGCTTAGTGTCATTATTCGCTGACATGACGTATGAAGGAGGTAGGAGCGTCCTAGGGCCTTATATGGACTACTTCAAAGCAACAGGTACAATTGTAGGAGCTTTATCTATAGGAGAACTCTTAATGCATCTCTCCAAAGGGCTAGGTGGCTATCTAGCAGATAGGGCAGGATCTATCAGAGCCAGATGGACAATAATATTCGCAGGATATGGACTAAACCTTATATCCATGCCGCTTTTGGCATTTGCCGGAAACTGGATACAGGTATTCATACTAGTTTTAGCCGAACGAATCGGGAAGGGCCTTAGAACTCCGGTTAGAGACGCTATTCTGGCAGAGGCTTCAGTTACTTATGGAAGAGGGAAAGCGTTTGGTATCCACGAAGCACTTGACCAGGTAGGAGCAGTGATAGGCCCGTTTTACTTCGGGCTCTCTATGATGACTGGTCATACATACAGGACTGGTTTTCTGGCATTGTCAATACCAGCGACGGTATCACTTTTATTACTAGGATATACATACATATGGAGTAAATCCAACCGTACCATCCTCAAATCCGGAGGCTACCAGAATATTGGCTTACATTTCAGCCTTTCTTCCTATATCCTGGTAGCAAGTCTTCTTTCTATAGGTATAGTTCAATGGGCCCTTCTCTCCTTCGTTTTATCAAGGGGAGGAGTAGATGTTTCAACAATCGCATATGGCTATGCCGTAGCAATGGGTATAGATGCATTATCTGCCCTCGGCGCAGGCTTTATCTACAGTAAGGTCGGGTTAAAAACACTATGGATCGTCCCGTTATTTTCTGTACTTGCAACCCTGCCATTCATCTCCCCCGGATCCGTATGGTTAATTGTAACAGGCATAGTTTCATGGGGTATAGTCATGGGTTTAGAGGAATCAGTATTCCGTGCTGCATTGGGGGATATTGCATCAAAATCAGATTTAGCCGGCGCCTACGGCGCTTATGGGTTATCCGTGGGTTTAGCTGGATTCTTAGGCAACTTATTCATGGGTTATCTAGCAGATACCAATCCCCTGATGATTCCATTATTTGTAGGTGTAATCGAACTAGTAGCGTTAACGGCCTTATTCACGCTTCCAAGAAGAGGATCCACTCAACTCTAGTCTCTTTATCTCAGTATATGAGAGGAACTCTAGTCCTTCCAAAGAGTCGAGAGCGTGATATAGGCTCTTCTCACTATAGGCTACTGCACCGTGCCCCACTAGTATACCTGTTTTACATCCAGTCTCAACTAATCTTTTAGCTGTGACCTCGGCAAGCTCCGTACTTCCACTCGGCAGCCTAGGGATGAAGGCAACACATTCACCGACAGTGTATTTCGACTCAACATACTTCAACGGATCGAGGGGTAAACTCAACTCCCCTGCCAAAACGGCGTGAGGAAGGTGGGCGTGGAGGACGGCCTTTGCTTTTAGAATCTTTTTATAGATGTGTAAATGCATTCTGTACTCACTGGAAGGTTTCCCAGAAATCGCCTCTCCCTTGAGGCTTACTACAGCAATATCACGGGGATCGAGTAGGTTTTTTGGAACAGCACTAGGAGAAATATACATCATCCCACGGGATCTATCTACTATACTAGCATTACCTCCCATTATATTAATCAAGCCCCTCTCATAGAGGAGTTTCATCACCTCAACGATTTCTTTTCTCGGGCCAATATCCATGGACAAAGTTTTTCCCTACTTTTCTATATAACAGGATTAAACTAAGTATTTAACCTAGATAATAGTAGAACATTTGCATGTACAAATCAAACTGGATCGTTAAGACAGGGTGAAACAAGTGCCTCTAACATACAATCAACTCGTGGATTTCTTCTACAATTTAATACTGACTGGAGCAACAAGAATGCCTTTAGACGTTTATACAGCTCTCAAGAAGGCATATGACGAAGAAGAGAACCCTGTAGCCAAAAAGCAGTTTGAGGCTATCTTGAAAAACATTGATCTTGCAGCGAGAATGACTAGACCAATATGTCAAGACACAGGGACACCATACTTTTTCATAGAGGTTGGAGAGGAGTTCCCATTAAAGACTAAGATAAAACAAGCAGCAGAAGAAGCTCTTGCAAAACTGACTAAACAAGGATACCTCAGACCGAACAGCGTTGACCCATTTTACTTCAAGAACCCTGGAAACAATGCTGGGAGGCATATTCCATGGTATCACTTCGAAATAACTGATGGAGAGAAACTTGACGTCTGGTACTTAGCTAAAGGCGGCGGCAGCGAGGCTCCTAGTACGCTAGTCATGAGCACTCCACTCAAAGGATTTGAGAACTTGAAGAAAACCGTTGTAGAAACGATAGCTAAGTATGGTGCAATGCCTTGTCCTCCTGTAATCGTTGGAGTAGCGGTAGCAGCGGGTGCCGACATAGCTTTAGCGCTTGCAAAAAAGACATTATTACGGGATACGCTGGCAAGGAACCCTGATCCGAAGCTAGCCAAACTAGAGGAGGCTCTACTCAAAGCTGTCAACGAGCTTGAAATAGGGCCTCATGGTTTTGGAGGGAAAACAACAGCTTTAAACGTCCACGTAGACTATGCCTTCAGGCACCCAGCGACATTCGCTATCGCAGTAATAACAGGATGCTGGGCGACAAGGAAGAGCCACGGAGTCATAGATTCCACAGGAGAATGGGGAATAACTTCAAAGCATTACGAACCCGAGGAGGGGTGACAGGTATGAATGAATCTAAAATATATCATTTGAGGACTCCCCTAAAAGACGAAGATATGGAGCAACTTAAACTTGGGGACATAGTATACCTTTCCGGGACAGTGTTCACAGCAAGAGACGAGGCTCACGCAAAGATATTGGAGGTAATAGAGAAGGGAGAACAGTTACCAATGGATTTCAAGGGACTAGCACTATACCATTGCGGACCGGTTGTAAGAGAGAAAGACGGTGGATACGAGATAGTTGCAGCAGGCCCAACTACGAGTATGAGAATGGAAAGCGTTGAAGCAGAGTTCATAGAAAAAACAGGTATTAAAATGGTTATCGGAAAAGGTGGAATGGGCCCCCAGACGGCAGAGGCTATGAGAAAGTACAAGGCAGTATATGCTACATTCACGGGAGGTGCAGCAGTTCTAGCAGCAGCTGCCGTAAAGAGAGTTATCAATGTTTACTGGCTAGAGGAACTCGGCATACCGGAGGCTGTTTGGGTATTAGAGGTAGACGAGTTCGGCCCGCTGGTCGTCACTATAGACTCGACTGGTAAGAATTATTATGAGGAAAAGCTCACAGAAGCAAGGGAGAAAGCTCAGAATGAAATAATACCTAGCCTCCTAAGGGAGAATATTCCATAGGGAGGGCGAGGAACCATTATTCTTTTTTACAAGTTCAAACCTTATCTATTCAATCAATATCCCCGTATATGTGCGGGGAGACCGTGCGCGGTTAGAATAGACTAAGAGTGTGATGGTGAAAATCAATTGCCGGTCGAAACGATAACGCATGATGTACTGATCCTTGGATCAGGTATAGCCGGCCTTAGAGCCGCGGTCGAGATAAAAAGGCAATACAGTGAAAAGGTTGATGTCGGAATAATTAGTAAAATGCAATTAATGAGAAGCCACAGCGTTTCAGCTGAAGGAGGTACTGCCGCAGTCTTATATCCGCAGGAAGGAGATAGCTTTGCATTACATGCTTGGGATACTGTTAAAGGTAGTGACTTTCTGGCAGACCAAGAGGCTGTATGGAATTTTGTAAAGCAAATGCCTGAGGAAGTATATCTGCTCGACCACTGGGGTCTCCCATGGAACAGGAGACCTGACGGCAGAATAAACCAGAGACCCTTCGGAGGACACAGCTACCCAAGAGCAGTCTTCGCAGCAGACAAGACAGGTTTCTATGAAATGCAGACACTATACAATAAACTTCTACAATATGAAGGCTGGGAAAGATACGACGAATGGTTTGCAACTAACATAGCAATGGAGAATGGAGAATACAAAGGACTATTCGCCCTCAACCTCAGAGACGGTAAGCTCTACTTCTTCCGGAGCAAAGCACTCATCATAGCTACAGGAGGAGCAGGAAGACTATTCAACTTCACAACATACGCCCACACAGTAACGGGAGACGGTTATGCAATGGCCTTTAGAGCAGGAATGGCTCTAAAAGACAATGAATTCTTCCAGTTCCACCCAACGGGACTCGTGCCAAACGGCATATTAATAACGGAAGGTGCGAGGGGAGAGGGGGGATACCTCTTAAACAATAAAGGAGAAAGATTCATGAAGAAGTACGCACCTAACTATATGGAACTGGCTCCGAGAGACGTTGTAAGCAGGTCAATGTGGAGTGAGATACTAGAGGGAAGAGGATTCCTCCACGAGCAGAGTGGACTGGAATACATACAACTAGACCTCAGGCATATAGGCGAAGATAGATTGAATGAGAGGCTACCTGCTGTAAGGGAAATAGCCATCCGTTACATAGGAGTAGATCCAGCTGAGGAACCTATACCGGTAAGACCGGTAGCTCACTACAGTATGGGTGGTATAAATAGTAATATGTATGCTATGGCTTTAGATGCTGAGGGCAAGTGGATCAAGGGGATTTGGGTAGCTGGAGAAGCCGGTTGTATGAGTATGCATGGAGCCAATAGGCTTGGAACAAACAGTACGGCAGAATGTTTGGTTACAGGTAAAATGTCTGGATTTCTAGCAGGTAAATATGTTTTGGAGGGAGCTCAATTGCCTGGAATGCCTTCAGAAGATAGAATTAAGAAAGAGGAGAAGTGGATTTACGATGAAATGCTAAAGAAGGAGAGTGGAGAGTCGCTTTATACAATAAGGAACGAGCTTAAGGCAACAATGGGTAAGAACTTCTATATATTTAGGAATGAAGAAGACATGAAGAAAGGATTAGCAAAGATACTTGAACTAAGGAAAAGGATGAGGGATATCTATCCATTCGATAAAAGCAGAGTTTACAACACTGACTTAGTAGCAGCCATTGAAACACAGGATCTTCTTGATGGTGCTCTAGTGGTTGCTAAGGGAGCCCTTGCCAGACAGGAGAGTAGAGGAGCACACTTCAGACTAGACTTCCCTAAGAGAGACGATGAAAACTGGTTGAAACACACAATAGCAGTCAGATATGGAGAAGATGATGTTCAATTGACTTATACTCCGGTCGAAATTACGACCTG
This window of the Candidatus Tiamatella incendiivivens genome carries:
- a CDS encoding mechanosensitive ion channel family protein → MGVLVTLNQAFTAIVKEFKGSLGNLNAADIIAASIVIILSYVIAVVSKKLVEKPLRKVAPQDIATLVSRVVYYTVLFFGLLSVLALFNISLSGLLVAGGIAGIVIGFASQTVFSNFLSGLFIYFDKPFKIGDAIEIGGESGIVTDINVFSTRIRRWDGVHIRIPNEDIFKSQIKNLIQNKVRRVDYTIGISYQDDPEKARAIIGEHLEKHPLVLAEPLPTVFLSELGDSALVIQVRFWTLTKYWFQAKTSILEELYKKLTDNGITIPFPQQTIWFANTLEHHNTSIEPGKHK
- a CDS encoding methyltransferase domain-containing protein, giving the protein MWGNLSDQIVSYYWVMSALQGQPWVPFVPSNPDIVREAFRHIRLGKDDVFYDLGCGDGRIAVLAASEFNVRRSVCVEKNPKLAEKALSTVKEERLDGKVIVINRDMFQIPISDATVVYMYLLTSVNEMLRSKLERELIQGTKVLTLDFKIPGWTPYRTLGTGKGWQKTIYIYVKGVSNIVTRQI
- a CDS encoding MFS transporter gives rise to the protein MSSKIPRIIILFGLVSLFADMTYEGGRSVLGPYMDYFKATGTIVGALSIGELLMHLSKGLGGYLADRAGSIRARWTIIFAGYGLNLISMPLLAFAGNWIQVFILVLAERIGKGLRTPVRDAILAEASVTYGRGKAFGIHEALDQVGAVIGPFYFGLSMMTGHTYRTGFLALSIPATVSLLLLGYTYIWSKSNRTILKSGGYQNIGLHFSLSSYILVASLLSIGIVQWALLSFVLSRGGVDVSTIAYGYAVAMGIDALSALGAGFIYSKVGLKTLWIVPLFSVLATLPFISPGSVWLIVTGIVSWGIVMGLEESVFRAALGDIASKSDLAGAYGAYGLSVGLAGFLGNLFMGYLADTNPLMIPLFVGVIELVALTALFTLPRRGSTQL
- a CDS encoding class II aldolase/adducin family protein, which translates into the protein MDIGPRKEIVEVMKLLYERGLINIMGGNASIVDRSRGMMYISPSAVPKNLLDPRDIAVVSLKGEAISGKPSSEYRMHLHIYKKILKAKAVLHAHLPHAVLAGELSLPLDPLKYVESKYTVGECVAFIPRLPSGSTELAEVTAKRLVETGCKTGILVGHGAVAYSEKSLYHALDSLEGLEFLSYTEIKRLELSGSSSWKRE
- a CDS encoding fumarate hydratase; protein product: MPLTYNQLVDFFYNLILTGATRMPLDVYTALKKAYDEEENPVAKKQFEAILKNIDLAARMTRPICQDTGTPYFFIEVGEEFPLKTKIKQAAEEALAKLTKQGYLRPNSVDPFYFKNPGNNAGRHIPWYHFEITDGEKLDVWYLAKGGGSEAPSTLVMSTPLKGFENLKKTVVETIAKYGAMPCPPVIVGVAVAAGADIALALAKKTLLRDTLARNPDPKLAKLEEALLKAVNELEIGPHGFGGKTTALNVHVDYAFRHPATFAIAVITGCWATRKSHGVIDSTGEWGITSKHYEPEEG
- a CDS encoding FumA C-terminus/TtdB family hydratase beta subunit, whose product is MNESKIYHLRTPLKDEDMEQLKLGDIVYLSGTVFTARDEAHAKILEVIEKGEQLPMDFKGLALYHCGPVVREKDGGYEIVAAGPTTSMRMESVEAEFIEKTGIKMVIGKGGMGPQTAEAMRKYKAVYATFTGGAAVLAAAAVKRVINVYWLEELGIPEAVWVLEVDEFGPLVVTIDSTGKNYYEEKLTEAREKAQNEIIPSLLRENIP
- a CDS encoding succinate dehydrogenase/fumarate reductase flavoprotein subunit — encoded protein: MPVETITHDVLILGSGIAGLRAAVEIKRQYSEKVDVGIISKMQLMRSHSVSAEGGTAAVLYPQEGDSFALHAWDTVKGSDFLADQEAVWNFVKQMPEEVYLLDHWGLPWNRRPDGRINQRPFGGHSYPRAVFAADKTGFYEMQTLYNKLLQYEGWERYDEWFATNIAMENGEYKGLFALNLRDGKLYFFRSKALIIATGGAGRLFNFTTYAHTVTGDGYAMAFRAGMALKDNEFFQFHPTGLVPNGILITEGARGEGGYLLNNKGERFMKKYAPNYMELAPRDVVSRSMWSEILEGRGFLHEQSGLEYIQLDLRHIGEDRLNERLPAVREIAIRYIGVDPAEEPIPVRPVAHYSMGGINSNMYAMALDAEGKWIKGIWVAGEAGCMSMHGANRLGTNSTAECLVTGKMSGFLAGKYVLEGAQLPGMPSEDRIKKEEKWIYDEMLKKESGESLYTIRNELKATMGKNFYIFRNEEDMKKGLAKILELRKRMRDIYPFDKSRVYNTDLVAAIETQDLLDGALVVAKGALARQESRGAHFRLDFPKRDDENWLKHTIAVRYGEDDVQLTYTPVEITTWKPVERKY